In a single window of the Falco rusticolus isolate bFalRus1 chromosome 13, bFalRus1.pri, whole genome shotgun sequence genome:
- the RBP2 gene encoding retinol-binding protein 2, which yields MPADYNGTWEMEANENFENYMVALGIDFATRKIAKHLKQTKEIIQDGDNFKTKTLSTFRNYELNFTVGVEFEEHTTGLDNRVVKTLVTWDGDKLVCVQNGEKKNRGWKHWIEGDILHLELTCEDQVCHQTFKKKK from the exons ATGCCTGCTGATTACAATGGGACGTGGGAAATGGAAGCCaatgaaaactttgaaaactaCATGGTCGCTTtag GTATTGATTTTGCGACTCGTAAGATTGCAAAACACTTGAAACAAACAAAGGAGATTATTCAAGATGgagataattttaaaacaaaaacactcAGTACTTTCAGAAACTATGAACTGAATTTCACTGTAGGAGTCGAGTTTGAAGAACATACCACAGGACTGGATAACCGAGTGGTAAAG ACTCTAGTGACCTGGGATGGTGACAAACTGGTATGTGTTCAGaatggtgaaaagaaaaacaggggCTGGAAGCACTGGATTGAAGGAGACATACTGCATCTG GAACTGACATGTGAAGACCAGGTGTGTCATCAGAcgtttaagaagaaaaaataa